From one Trifolium pratense cultivar HEN17-A07 linkage group LG1, ARS_RC_1.1, whole genome shotgun sequence genomic stretch:
- the LOC123905293 gene encoding uncharacterized protein LOC123905293 — MALRDEFEALRGGILHRTPLPKVDSVVNELLAEEIRLKSHSLSHLDKEIHTSPPSVFAAHSNKGKPQGRVDVGIDECAFCKQKGHWKSNCPQLMKAGRKNFKAPSSSVVAPPSVSSGIGSAYPSETNSHVFDLAEQFQKFLATQPHAMSASSIKGLNPSSLSGSTIREEDWDRP, encoded by the exons ATGGCTCTTCGTGACGAATTTGAGGCCTTGCGTGGGGGTATTCTACATCGTACtcctcttcccaaggttgactCGGTTGTTAATGAACTGTTGGCAGAAGAAATTAGACTCAAGTCTCACTCTCTTTCGCATTTGGATAAAGAAATTCATACATCTCCTCCATCTGTCTTTGCTGCTCATTCTAACAAAGGAAAACCTCAAGGGAGGGTTGATGTTGGTATTGATGAATGTGCTTTTTGCAAGCAAAAGGGGCATTGGAAATCAAACTGTCCGCAATTGATGAAAGCAGGACGGAAAAATTTTAAGGCTCCCTCATCTAGTGTTGTTGCTCCTCCGTCTGTTAGTTCTGGTATTGGTTCTGCATACCCATCTGAGACTAATTCACATGTATTTGATCTTGCTGAGCAGTTTCAAAAGTTTCTCGCAACTCAGCCACATGCTATGTCTGCCTCCTCTATCAAAGGTTTGAATCCCTCTAGCTTGTCAG GATCAACAATTCGGGAGGAAGATTGGGACAGGCCGTAG